In a genomic window of Gadus chalcogrammus isolate NIFS_2021 chromosome 17, NIFS_Gcha_1.0, whole genome shotgun sequence:
- the LOC130369952 gene encoding transmembrane protein 151B has product MTTDEETTAAEQPILEDGTGREQQRPLQASLASSLCRESHWKCLLLTLLMLGCFGALAWCALSRVPVLGSAAVRPVAAALDDGATSAAYYNDVLRLESPCSSGYVYIPLAFLAMLYVVYLVECWHCFSKTAMLAHAEFQEVYERVQRLQQATPCIWWKAISYHYVRRTRQVTRYRNGDAYTTTQVYHERVNTHASSSEFDYARYGVKDVSKELLDLPLHPAVRLRFTKCFSFSSARAEAAYLTQRARFFGENEGLDDYMEAREGMHLKNVDFREHILAFPDPTRPPWYSRHRVFWLASALLLSWPLRVVSEYRTAYVHYHVEKLFGENEESGAGGAGGAGGGADGPSENGAARGGAGLAGASYRAISRVNTVDMTELEWHIRCNQQMVPSYSEALLMDLDTGGGGPTATTTPVSGPPGAPGLQGPAPPLALPAVFNSAYLLQSCPRCRRTSSSSSLPSRLRAPSGTTALLNATVAGMRAAGGRGAGPAPPGGGPRLVLSRSGFSLGRLAVGRPASLFHSRSMGGGLAGRGEDGGGGGGGGGGSSGGGGSGGSGGGGGGFLGLGSRQDDEESRGVLEGEEQAEEEREGGEEDRGRGEGGPGERQGGEEEEGGSEAREAGERERPPSYQDAFFFPVLIVHGEESCHGGDRM; this is encoded by the exons cagcgccccctgcaggcctcTCTGGCCTCGTCGCTGTGCCGCGAGTCCCACTGGAAGTGTCTGCTGCTCACCCTGCTGATGCTGGGCTGCTTCGGGGCGCTGGCCTGGTGCGCTCTGAGCCGCGTGCCGGTGCTGGGCTCCGCCGCTGTGCGGCCCGTCGCGGCGGCGCTGGACGACGGCGCCACGTCCGCCGCCTACTACAACGACGTGCTGCGTCTGGAGAGCCCGTGCTCCAGCGGCTACGTGTACATCCCGCTGGCCTTCCTGGCCATGCTCTACGTGGTCTACCTGGTGGAGTGCTGGCACTGCTTCTCCAAGACCGCCATGCTGGCCCACGCCGAGTTCCAG GAAGTGTACGAGCGGGTCCAGAGGCTGCAGCAGGCCACGCCCTGCATCTGGTGGAAGGCCATCAGCTACCACTACGTCCGCCGCACCCGGCAGGTGACCCGCTACCGCAACGGGGACGcctacaccaccacccag GTGTACCACGAGCGTGTCAACacccacgcctccagctccGAGTTCGACTACGCCCGCTACGGCGTGAAGGACGTGTCCAAGGAGCTGCTGGACCTGCCGCTGCACCCGGCCGTCCGACTGCGCTTCACCAAGTGCTTCAG CTTCTCCAGCGCTCGAGCTGAGGCTGCCTACCTGACAcag CGCGCCCGCTTCTTCGGGGAGAACGAGGGTCTGGACGACTACATGGAGGCCCGGGAGGGAATGCACCTGAAGAACGTGGACTTCCGGGAGCACATCCTGGCGTTCCCGGACCCCACGCGGCCCCCCTGGTACTCCCGGCACCGCGTGTTCTGGCTGGCCTCGGCGCTGCTGCTCTCCTGGCCCCTGAGGGTGGTGTCGGAGTACCGCACGGCCTACGTCCACTACCACGTGGAGAAGCTGTTCGGCGAGAACGAGGagagcggggcggggggggcgggcggggccggAGGGGGGGCCGATGGGCCCTCGGAGAACGGCGCGGCGCGCGGCGGGGCGGGCCTGGCGGGGGCCAGCTACAGGGCCATCTCGCGGGTCAACACGGTGGACATGACGGAGCTGGAGTGGCACATCCGCTGCAACCAGCAGATGGTCCCCAGCTACTCGGAGGCGCTGCTCATGGACCTGGACACGGGCGGGGGgggccccaccgccaccaccacgccCGTCTCCGGGCCCCCGGGCGCCCCGGGGCTCCAGGGGCCCGCCCCCCCGCTGGCCCTGCCCGCCGTCTTCAACTCGGCCTACCTCCTGCAGAGCTGCCCGCGCTGCCGGCGCACCTCGTCCAGCTCCAGCCTGCCGTCCCGGCTGCGGGCGCCCAGCGGCACCACTGCGCTGCTCAACGCCACCGTGGCCGGCAtgcgggcggcgggggggcggggggccgggccGGCGCCGCCCGGGGGGGGGCCCCGGCTGGTGCTGAGCCGCAGCGGCTTCTCGCTGGGCCGGCTGGCGGTGGGACGGCCCGCCAGCCTCTTCCACTCCcgcagcatggggggggggctggccgggaggggggaggacggaggaggagggggaggagggggaggagggagcagcgggggagggggcagcggggggagcgggggagggggaggggggttcctGGGGCTGGGGTCCCGGCAGGACGACGAGGAGAGCCGGGGGgtgctggagggggaggagcaggcggaggaggagagggaggggggggaggaggacaggggcaGAGGAGAGGGCGGGCCGGgcgagaggcaggggggggaggaggaggaggggggcagcgaggccagggaggcgggggagagagagagacccccctcCTACCAGGACGCCTTCTTCTTCCCCGTGCTCATCGTCCACGGAGAGGAGAGCTGCCACGGGGGGGACCGCATGTGA